In Pseudomonas leptonychotis, the genomic stretch TGCGTTTAGCCTCAATGCCGAGATCAACCAGCACGTCCGCCACCGCCTGCGCGCGAGCACGCGAGAGTTGCAGATTTTCCTGAGCATCACCACGGCTGTCCGTGTAACCCTCAATGCGCACGACACGGCGCGGATTGAGCTGGAGGAACTGCACCAATTTGAGCACGGTGCGATTGGCCGAGGCCTTGAGGTCAGAGTGACCGGCATCGAACAGCACATCCCCCAGGGTCATCACCAGGCCACGTTCGCTCTGGCTGGTGGCCAAGCTGACCATCTGCTCTTCGAGCCAATTACTCTGATCCTGCACGCTGAGCAACTTAGCTTCACGCAACGCCAACTGCAGACGCTGGCGCTCCAACTCTAGCTTGACCGCACGCTCTTGGTTCAGGTTAAGCGTGCTCTTTTGCTTGGCGATCGCACTGTACTGCTGGCTGAGATAAGCATAATGCGCGACATCATCGGCGCTGCCCCAGTAGCTCGACAGTCGCTCGGCTTTGGCCAGCGACTCGCCGGCGCGGATCAGATCCTTGGGTGCGCTGCGCAGCACATCAGGATCTTCCTTGACCTGCTG encodes the following:
- a CDS encoding OmpA family protein, yielding MKPAQLSFCAVFAAVLLSGCASSHTSSDLALKDADTAFQQVKEDPDVLRSAPKDLIRAGESLAKAERLSSYWGSADDVAHYAYLSQQYSAIAKQKSTLNLNQERAVKLELERQRLQLALREAKLLSVQDQSNWLEEQMVSLATSQSERGLVMTLGDVLFDAGHSDLKASANRTVLKLVQFLQLNPRRVVRIEGYTDSRGDAQENLQLSRARAQAVADVLVDLGIEAKRITVQGHGESFPVTENASVKGRAQNRRVEIVFSDEQGRLGDSR